One segment of Meriones unguiculatus strain TT.TT164.6M chromosome 3, Bangor_MerUng_6.1, whole genome shotgun sequence DNA contains the following:
- the LOC132652780 gene encoding olfactory receptor 4A5-like produces MGQSNNVTEFVLLGLTQDPTGQKALFVMFLLMYIVTIMGNLLIVVTVIASPSLGSPMYFFLAFLSLMDAVYSTAILPKLLKDLVCDKKTISFTACLVQLFVEHLFGGAEVFLLVVMAYDRYVAICKPLHYLTIMNQQVCVSLLVVAWAGGIVHALVQILSVYKLPFCGPNVIDHFGCDMYPLLALACTDTYFIGLTVVANNGAMCVVVFVLLLLSYGIILSSLKTHSQEGRRKALSTCSSHIMVVVLFFVPCIFMYVRPVSNFPIDKSISVFYTAITPMLNPLIYTLRNSEIKNSMGNIWCKMLNIDRVRFFSC; encoded by the coding sequence atgggacagaGTAACAATGTCACAGAATTTGTCCTCCTGGGGCTCACTCAGGATCCTACTGGGCAAAAAGCATTGTTTGTCATGTTTTTGCTCATGTACATTGTGACAATCATGGGCAACCTGCTCATTGTGGTTACAGTTATTGCCAGCCCCTCCTTGGGTTCCCCGATGTACTTCTTTCTTGCCTTTCTGTCACTCATGGATGCTGTTTATTCCACTGCCATCTTGCCCAAATTGCTTAAAGACTTAGTTTGTGATAAAAAGACCATCTCCTTCACAGCTTGTCTTGTTCAGCTCTTTGTAGAACACTTATTTGGTGGTGCTGAAGTCTTCCTTCTGGTGGTGATGGCCTATGatcgctatgtggccatctgtaaaCCACTGCACTATTTAACCATCATGAATCAACAGGTTTGTGTCTCACTTTTGGTGGTAGCTTGGGCTGGAGGGATTGTACATGCTCTGGTTCAAATTCTGTCTGTATATAAACTTCCTTTCTGTGGACCTAATGTCATTGACCACTTTGGCTGTGACATGTACCCTTTATTGGCACTTGCATGCACTGACACTTACTTTATTGGTCTCACTGTAGTTGCCAACAATGGAGCCATGTGTGTGGTAGTCTTTGTTCTTCTTCTACTCTCCTATGGAATTATCTTAAGCTCACTTAAGACTCACAGTCAGGAAGGGCGGCGAAAAGCCCTGTCTACTTGCAGCTCTCATATCATGGTGGTTGTCCTCTTCTTTGTTCCCTGCATTTTCATGTATGTTAGACCTGTTTCTAACTTCCCTATTGATAaatctatttctgttttttatacAGCTATCACTCCCATGTTGAATCCTTTAATATATACATTGAGAAATTCAGAGATTAAAAATTCTATGGGAAATATCTGGtgtaaaatgttaaatatagatagagtaagatttttttcttgctgA